A stretch of [Clostridium] scindens DNA encodes these proteins:
- a CDS encoding FtsW/RodA/SpoVE family cell cycle protein: MRLPRFTKPYHLKDYKFNLVVLVIALSILGVLAVGSAKEVYQSRQIVGMIIGIIAMVIVSLIDYVWVLNFYWIIYGFVVLILGAVLVIGDKVNGATRWIDLGFTTFQPSELAKILLILFFAKFIMMHAQDINDKVTLIKYAILSAIPLALIIVEPNLSTTICTALVICLMIYIGGLSYKFIGTVLLILVPVAIIFLSIVVQPDQKLLKDYQQKRILAFLEPEKYESDEAYQQKNSVMAIGSGQLTGKGLNNNTTTSVKNGNFISEPQTDFIFAIVGEELGFVGSCIVVALLLLIVIQCILVGIRSQDLAGRIICCGVGGLIGFQSFINIGVASKLLPNTGVPLPFVSYGLTSLVSLYVGIGFVLNVGLQPKKYQ, translated from the coding sequence GTGAGATTACCCAGATTTACAAAACCATATCATTTAAAAGATTATAAATTCAATCTAGTCGTCCTGGTCATCGCGCTGTCCATATTAGGCGTGCTTGCCGTTGGAAGCGCAAAAGAAGTATACCAGTCAAGACAGATTGTCGGCATGATTATAGGGATTATCGCAATGGTCATCGTATCCTTGATCGACTATGTGTGGGTATTGAACTTTTACTGGATCATCTATGGATTCGTCGTGCTGATCCTAGGCGCTGTATTGGTGATCGGAGATAAAGTCAATGGAGCAACACGCTGGATTGATCTGGGATTCACTACCTTTCAGCCGTCCGAGCTTGCCAAGATCCTTTTGATCCTGTTCTTTGCCAAATTTATCATGATGCATGCGCAGGACATCAACGATAAGGTCACGCTGATCAAGTATGCGATACTTTCGGCAATTCCTCTGGCGCTGATTATCGTGGAGCCAAACCTTTCCACCACCATATGCACGGCCCTGGTCATCTGCCTGATGATCTATATTGGAGGATTAAGCTATAAGTTCATCGGCACGGTCCTATTGATTCTGGTGCCTGTGGCGATCATTTTCCTAAGTATCGTGGTACAGCCGGATCAGAAACTTCTGAAGGATTATCAGCAGAAGCGTATCCTGGCGTTCCTTGAGCCGGAAAAATATGAAAGCGACGAAGCATACCAGCAGAAGAATTCCGTTATGGCCATCGGCTCCGGCCAGCTGACAGGAAAGGGCCTCAATAATAATACGACCACTTCCGTAAAGAACGGCAATTTCATCTCAGAGCCTCAGACAGACTTCATCTTTGCCATCGTCGGAGAAGAACTTGGTTTCGTAGGAAGCTGTATAGTTGTTGCGTTATTATTATTAATTGTGATACAATGTATTCTAGTGGGCATACGATCGCAAGACTTAGCAGGGAGGATCATATGCTGCGGGGTAGGAGGCCTGATCGGCTTCCAAAGTTTCATCAATATTGGCGTGGCTTCAAAACTGCTTCCGAATACGGGAGTTCCTTTACCTTTTGTAAGTTATGGCCTGACATCTCTGGTCAGCCTGTACGTTGGTATCGGATTTGTTTTAAATGTCGGATTACAGCCGAAAAAATATCAATAA
- a CDS encoding RNA-binding protein, with protein sequence MNKEELLLQKRLVELSRIAYTREIVTFSEFLNLNELNILHTTPKNMLLSQYKTYGGYGLSERQMAAFLPDALYYDYQYPIQIIEISPVNRKFAEELSHRDYLGAVMNLGIERCKLGDILIEDGKTILFAKEELAGYIMEHLTRIRHTTVKTSILPAFEDSYEPRYEELKGTVASVRLDTVLSLAYPLSRSKVTGLIEGARVFVNGKLVTSNGYRLKEGDILSVRKMGRIGYNGILSETKKGRYMVSIRKYI encoded by the coding sequence ATGAACAAAGAGGAACTACTGCTTCAGAAGCGCCTGGTCGAACTTTCCAGGATCGCATATACACGGGAGATTGTTACATTCTCCGAGTTTCTAAATCTGAATGAATTAAATATTTTACATACCACGCCAAAGAATATGCTCTTATCCCAGTATAAGACTTATGGCGGATATGGCTTATCAGAGCGTCAGATGGCTGCATTTCTACCTGATGCTCTTTATTATGATTATCAGTACCCTATTCAGATTATAGAGATTTCTCCAGTTAACAGAAAATTTGCAGAGGAGTTAAGCCACCGCGATTATCTGGGAGCGGTCATGAACCTGGGAATTGAAAGATGCAAGCTGGGCGATATTCTGATCGAGGATGGAAAAACAATCCTGTTTGCCAAGGAGGAATTGGCGGGCTATATTATGGAACATCTGACCAGGATCCGGCACACTACGGTAAAGACCTCTATTCTGCCGGCATTTGAGGATTCTTATGAGCCGCGTTATGAGGAATTAAAAGGGACGGTAGCATCGGTGCGGCTGGACACCGTGCTTTCGCTGGCCTATCCTCTATCCAGAAGCAAAGTTACCGGCCTCATCGAAGGAGCCCGGGTGTTTGTAAATGGGAAACTGGTGACCAGCAATGGATACCGTCTGAAAGAGGGAGACATCCTGTCTGTCAGGAAGATGGGACGGATAGGATATAACGGCATCCTGTCTGAGACCAAGAAAGGCCGTTATATGGTATCCATCCGCAAATATATCTAG
- a CDS encoding YggS family pyridoxal phosphate-dependent enzyme produces the protein MLKENLEAVEAKIQAACHKSGRSRDEVTLIAVSKTKPVETLKEAYDLGVRIFGENKVQELSDKHDVLPQDIHWHMIGHLQRNKVKYIIDKVDLIHSVDSLRLAETIEKEAAKRGLVANVLLEVNVAKEESKFGLMPEEVFEFIDKIAGFSHIQVKGLMTIAPFVDNPEENRPIFARLRKLSVDIAEKNVDNMTMSILSMGMTNDYQVAIEEGATMVRVGTGIFGARDYAQV, from the coding sequence ATGTTAAAGGAAAATCTGGAAGCGGTAGAGGCAAAGATTCAGGCGGCATGCCACAAAAGCGGCAGAAGCCGGGACGAGGTTACGTTGATCGCCGTCAGCAAGACGAAGCCTGTGGAGACCCTTAAGGAGGCATATGATCTGGGCGTGCGTATCTTTGGAGAAAATAAAGTGCAGGAATTGTCAGACAAGCATGATGTCCTTCCCCAGGATATTCATTGGCATATGATCGGCCATTTGCAGCGCAATAAGGTAAAATATATCATTGATAAGGTGGATCTGATTCATTCCGTAGATTCCCTGCGGCTGGCAGAGACGATTGAGAAAGAGGCTGCCAAGCGCGGTCTGGTGGCAAATGTACTGCTGGAGGTCAATGTGGCCAAGGAAGAGAGTAAATTCGGCCTTATGCCGGAAGAAGTTTTCGAATTTATTGATAAAATTGCAGGATTTTCCCATATTCAGGTAAAAGGACTCATGACAATTGCTCCTTTTGTAGATAATCCTGAGGAAAACCGCCCGATTTTCGCACGTTTGCGTAAATTATCTGTTGACATTGCAGAGAAAAACGTTGATAATATGACTATGAGTATTCTTTCCATGGGTATGACCAATGACTACCAGGTTGCCATAGAAGAGGGCGCGACGATGGTCCGCGTGGGAACCGGAATTTTTGGTGCGCGTGATTATGCTCAAGTATAA
- a CDS encoding methylglyoxal synthase — protein sequence MNIGLIAHDSKKTLMQNFCIAYRGILSKHELYATGTTGRLIEEVTNLNIHKYLAGPLGGKQQLGAQIAQNDIDALIFLRDPNNPKPHEPDVNDVIRLCDMHNIPMATNLATAELIILAIDRGDLDWREMYR from the coding sequence ATGAATATTGGCTTGATAGCACATGATTCCAAGAAGACGCTGATGCAGAACTTCTGTATCGCATACAGGGGAATCTTAAGCAAGCATGAACTGTACGCCACGGGTACTACCGGACGGTTGATAGAAGAGGTTACGAACCTGAACATTCACAAATATCTGGCCGGTCCTTTAGGAGGCAAGCAGCAGCTGGGGGCACAGATTGCCCAGAATGACATTGATGCCTTGATCTTCCTGAGGGATCCGAACAATCCGAAGCCTCATGAGCCGGATGTGAACGATGTAATACGGCTGTGCGACATGCACAATATACCCATGGCCACGAATCTGGCTACCGCGGAACTGATCATATTAGCAATTGACAGAGGGGATCTTGACTGGCGTGAAATGTATCGGTAG
- a CDS encoding TIGR01212 family radical SAM protein (This family includes YhcC from E. coli K-12, an uncharacterized radical SAM protein.), protein MDEKLPYYPYSEFLKNKYGEKVYKLPVNLPVSCPNRIAGSGCAFCAEAGTGFEAMDCMTPVTQQLNVTKERIEKKYHAHKFIAYFQNYTNTFLPVEKFEAYMREAAALPYVAEIAISTRPDCITSEYLDVLQRIQGEHDIGITIELGLQTTNCHTLASISRGHTLAEFIDAVLAIRQYGFEICAHVILNLPGDDMLDTIETSKVLSALRIPVVKIHSLYIAKNTQLCDDYENGTITLCSKEEYLERLMAFLEYLDPATAIERLFSRIPEKDAVFCNWGTSWWKLRDEFLSRMKKEGSFQGRRFQYLNGAALKQLD, encoded by the coding sequence ATGGACGAAAAATTGCCATATTACCCTTATTCTGAATTTTTAAAAAATAAATATGGCGAAAAGGTATACAAACTTCCGGTAAATCTTCCCGTCAGCTGCCCCAACCGGATTGCGGGAAGCGGCTGCGCCTTTTGCGCGGAAGCAGGAACCGGATTCGAAGCCATGGATTGCATGACGCCTGTTACGCAGCAGTTAAATGTCACAAAGGAGCGTATTGAAAAGAAATATCATGCACATAAGTTTATTGCATATTTCCAGAATTATACCAATACATTCCTTCCGGTTGAGAAGTTTGAAGCCTATATGCGTGAGGCGGCCGCATTGCCATATGTTGCGGAGATTGCCATCTCCACAAGGCCGGACTGCATTACATCAGAGTATCTGGATGTGCTTCAACGAATTCAAGGGGAGCATGACATTGGCATTACGATCGAATTGGGCCTTCAGACGACCAACTGCCATACGCTGGCGTCCATCAGCCGCGGCCACACGCTGGCGGAATTTATCGATGCCGTGCTTGCCATAAGGCAATATGGCTTCGAGATCTGTGCCCATGTAATCTTGAATCTCCCCGGAGATGATATGCTGGATACGATAGAGACTTCAAAGGTCCTATCCGCGCTTCGGATTCCGGTTGTCAAGATTCATTCCCTGTATATTGCGAAAAACACACAGTTGTGCGATGACTATGAAAATGGTACAATAACTTTATGCTCAAAAGAGGAATACCTGGAACGGCTGATGGCCTTCCTGGAATATCTGGATCCCGCAACTGCCATCGAGAGGCTCTTTAGCCGCATTCCAGAAAAGGATGCCGTGTTCTGCAATTGGGGGACGAGCTGGTGGAAGCTTAGGGACGAGTTTTTAAGCCGGATGAAGAAAGAGGGAAGCTTTCAGGGCAGGAGATTCCAATATCTTAACGGAGCAGCGCTAAAGCAGCTAGACTGA
- a CDS encoding RluA family pseudouridine synthase — MKEFFTVENQDGERIDRYLSEELEDRSRSYIQKLIKENHVTVNQKPVKANYRLSLGDRVEIDLPEAKEPDIKPEDIPLDILYEDKDIIIVNKPKQMVVHPAPGHYSQTLVNALMYHCGFELSGINGTMRPGIVHRIDMDTTGSLVACKNDMAHQSLSKQLKEHSIRRIYVAIVHGNIKEEDGTVNAPIGRHPTERKKMSIHSRNGREAITHYQVLERFGNYTYIQCELETGRTHQIRVHMASLGHPLLGDMVYGPKKCPFPHLQGQTLHARTLGIIHPRTGEYLEVNAPLPAYFIELLDKLRKS, encoded by the coding sequence TTGAAAGAATTTTTCACCGTTGAGAACCAGGATGGGGAACGTATTGACCGATATCTTTCCGAGGAATTGGAGGATCGTTCCAGATCGTACATCCAGAAATTAATCAAAGAGAATCATGTGACTGTGAACCAGAAGCCTGTAAAAGCCAATTACAGGCTTTCTTTGGGTGACAGGGTAGAGATAGACCTTCCAGAGGCAAAAGAGCCGGATATCAAGCCTGAGGACATTCCTTTGGACATCCTCTATGAAGACAAGGATATCATCATTGTCAATAAGCCGAAGCAGATGGTCGTGCATCCAGCGCCCGGGCACTATAGCCAGACGCTGGTCAATGCTCTGATGTACCACTGCGGCTTTGAACTGTCCGGCATTAACGGCACCATGCGGCCGGGAATCGTACACCGGATCGATATGGACACGACGGGATCGCTGGTGGCCTGCAAAAATGATATGGCGCATCAGAGTCTTTCCAAGCAGTTAAAAGAACACTCCATCCGGCGCATCTATGTCGCCATCGTCCACGGGAATATCAAGGAAGAAGATGGAACCGTAAATGCTCCGATCGGCAGGCATCCCACGGAGCGCAAGAAAATGAGCATTCACAGCAGGAATGGAAGAGAAGCCATTACCCATTATCAGGTGCTGGAGCGCTTTGGCAACTATACCTATATCCAATGCGAGCTGGAGACCGGACGGACGCACCAGATCCGCGTGCATATGGCAAGCCTGGGCCATCCGCTTTTGGGGGATATGGTATATGGGCCGAAGAAGTGCCCCTTCCCGCATCTTCAGGGACAGACGCTGCATGCCAGGACGCTTGGAATCATCCATCCAAGGACCGGAGAATATCTGGAAGTAAATGCCCCGCTTCCGGCTTATTTCATAGAATTGTTAGACAAACTAAGGAAATCCTAG
- a CDS encoding HlyD family efflux transporter periplasmic adaptor subunit, whose amino-acid sequence MARDELTNIQVYRKKWNINIGIIIFGVIFIYLVVTVLMYLTNKHVSAYEVREGSILKDTAYTGLIIRDETVVNAEADGYVNYFAPEGSKVGAKTRVYTLSDKKLEFADATSESQELTSEEQSSILMKTQSFCESFKEQQFSDVYTLKNSVSNILESKSSQSRQSQLDGMVTEGMEGLQIYSAASDGVIVYSTDGYENTTISDVTEDMIAKKDYQATGLKNNSRVKAGSPVYKLIKDNNWTAVILLDDAAAQEMADMKSVKIRFSKDNETAVAGFSIYNTKDANLGFLTFDNSMIRYAEERYLDMELILEDESGLKIPKSSVADKKFYLVPENYLTQGGNSKETGVLINNGKEDAQFKNVEVYYRDKENKMVYLDPNVFDKNTSLREPDGSETYPLKKTKSLKGVYNINKGYAVFKQIHILCESEDYYIVEAGNDYGLANYDHIALDGSEVHENDVVF is encoded by the coding sequence TTGGCTAGGGACGAACTGACGAACATACAAGTTTATCGAAAAAAATGGAATATAAATATAGGCATTATCATCTTCGGCGTGATCTTTATCTATCTGGTTGTGACCGTATTGATGTATCTGACCAACAAGCATGTATCTGCCTATGAAGTCAGGGAAGGCTCCATCCTTAAGGATACTGCCTATACGGGGCTGATCATCCGGGACGAGACGGTGGTGAATGCAGAGGCAGACGGCTATGTGAACTACTTTGCGCCGGAAGGCAGCAAGGTGGGCGCCAAGACCAGAGTCTATACGCTGTCTGACAAGAAACTGGAATTTGCGGATGCTACTTCCGAATCCCAGGAACTGACTTCGGAAGAACAGTCTTCCATACTGATGAAGACCCAGTCTTTCTGCGAAAGTTTTAAAGAGCAGCAGTTTTCAGACGTTTATACGCTTAAGAACAGCGTCTCCAATATACTGGAGAGCAAGTCCAGCCAAAGCAGGCAGTCCCAATTAGATGGGATGGTCACGGAAGGCATGGAAGGGCTGCAGATCTACTCGGCGGCTTCAGACGGAGTCATCGTGTATTCTACCGACGGATATGAAAATACCACGATCAGCGATGTGACGGAGGATATGATCGCCAAGAAGGACTATCAGGCCACCGGCCTTAAGAACAATAGCCGGGTAAAAGCGGGAAGCCCGGTCTATAAGCTGATCAAAGACAATAACTGGACGGCTGTTATCTTGCTGGATGATGCTGCTGCCCAGGAAATGGCCGATATGAAAAGCGTAAAGATCCGTTTTTCCAAGGATAATGAGACCGCAGTGGCTGGCTTTTCCATCTATAATACGAAGGATGCCAACCTTGGATTTTTGACATTCGACAATTCTATGATCCGCTATGCGGAAGAAAGATATCTGGATATGGAGCTGATACTGGAAGATGAGTCGGGACTTAAGATTCCCAAGTCTTCCGTGGCGGACAAGAAGTTCTATCTGGTACCAGAAAACTATCTTACGCAGGGGGGCAACAGCAAGGAGACCGGCGTCCTGATCAATAATGGAAAAGAGGATGCCCAGTTTAAAAATGTGGAGGTCTATTATAGAGATAAAGAGAACAAAATGGTCTATCTAGACCCCAACGTATTCGACAAGAATACTTCCTTAAGGGAGCCTGACGGATCCGAGACTTATCCGCTTAAGAAGACCAAGAGCCTGAAAGGCGTATACAATATTAACAAAGGATATGCCGTATTCAAGCAGATTCATATCCTGTGCGAAAGCGAAGACTACTATATCGTGGAGGCAGGCAATGATTACGGACTTGCTAATTATGATCACATTGCGCTGGACGGAAGCGAAGTTCATGAAAATGATGTGGTATTTTAA
- a CDS encoding cell division topological specificity factor MinE, which produces MLRKSSVSIAKNRLKALVTSDRVFCTPDAYDNICRELYESLSKYMELTEEDFQVEINRTQVVITFAGEET; this is translated from the coding sequence ATGTTAAGAAAGTCTTCTGTCTCAATCGCAAAGAACCGGCTGAAAGCGCTGGTCACTTCAGACCGGGTTTTCTGCACGCCGGATGCCTATGATAATATATGCAGGGAACTGTACGAATCGCTTTCGAAGTACATGGAACTTACAGAAGAGGATTTTCAGGTAGAGATTAACCGTACACAAGTAGTAATAACATTCGCAGGAGAAGAAACGTGA
- the lspA gene encoding signal peptidase II: MLREKSRTNHYIAAVIGIAVLVFLDQLTKCLAIDRLKGQPPFIIIKEVFQLEYLENRGAAFGLFQNQKIFFFLSVIVICAVVLWFYRKVPMEKRFLPLRLCAVFIVAGAFGNCIDRIRLNYVVDFFYFKLIDFPIFNMADIYVTVSAVALILLVFIYYKEEDLERIFHR, from the coding sequence ATGTTGAGAGAGAAAAGCAGAACGAATCATTATATTGCAGCGGTCATAGGCATAGCTGTGCTGGTATTCCTGGATCAGCTAACCAAATGCCTGGCGATTGACAGGCTGAAGGGACAGCCCCCCTTTATTATCATCAAGGAAGTATTCCAGCTGGAATATCTGGAGAACAGAGGCGCGGCCTTTGGGCTGTTTCAGAATCAGAAGATCTTTTTCTTCCTGAGCGTCATCGTCATATGCGCGGTCGTCTTATGGTTCTATCGCAAGGTGCCTATGGAGAAGCGTTTTCTGCCGCTTCGGCTGTGCGCCGTATTTATCGTGGCGGGGGCCTTTGGAAACTGTATTGACAGAATCCGTCTGAATTATGTAGTCGACTTTTTTTACTTCAAGCTGATAGATTTTCCAATTTTCAACATGGCGGATATCTACGTCACGGTATCTGCTGTTGCCTTGATACTTCTGGTATTCATCTATTATAAGGAGGAAGACCTTGAAAGAATTTTTCACCGTTGA
- a CDS encoding D-alanyl-D-alanine carboxypeptidase family protein, translating to MKCIGRFGKWILMASSAAFLLTGCARIGQQFKAQEVVTAYEAEHYNKNLYTGKLFASDLCVASENVAYQGAPDPAGLHAAGLFDVEDGMVDFAYNLHDRLYPASTTKIMTALVALKKGNLTDVVTVQADADAANFAADEKTCGIKAGDQMTLGDLLHGLLMESGNDAAVAIADYIGGNSEQFAQMMNEEAQALMATKTHFLNSNGLHNENHYTTAYDLYLIFNECIKHDEFVDIINTAEYTANITGADKTVRQAAWKQTNFYALGEAELPQSATIIGGKTGTTELAGNCLILLEKDASGRPYISIVMGADTKSLLYQDMTAIINGIGQQEPAAADAADGDAKQDEPAAASDVDNGNP from the coding sequence GTGAAATGTATCGGTAGATTTGGAAAATGGATTCTGATGGCTTCATCGGCTGCATTCCTGCTGACCGGATGCGCCCGGATAGGACAGCAGTTTAAGGCACAGGAAGTGGTAACGGCCTATGAAGCAGAACATTACAATAAAAACCTGTACACGGGCAAACTCTTTGCCTCTGATCTTTGTGTAGCGTCTGAAAACGTAGCGTACCAGGGTGCGCCCGATCCTGCCGGACTTCATGCGGCAGGCTTGTTTGACGTAGAGGATGGGATGGTGGATTTTGCATACAATCTCCACGACAGGCTCTATCCAGCCAGCACCACGAAGATTATGACCGCGCTGGTAGCCCTTAAGAAGGGGAACCTTACGGATGTGGTAACCGTACAGGCAGACGCGGATGCTGCAAACTTTGCCGCGGATGAGAAGACCTGCGGGATCAAGGCCGGGGACCAGATGACCCTGGGCGATCTGCTGCATGGGCTTTTGATGGAATCAGGCAACGATGCTGCCGTCGCCATTGCCGACTACATAGGCGGGAATTCCGAACAGTTCGCACAGATGATGAACGAGGAAGCCCAGGCCTTGATGGCCACAAAAACTCATTTTTTAAACAGCAACGGCCTGCATAATGAGAATCATTATACCACGGCCTATGACCTCTACCTGATTTTCAATGAATGTATCAAGCACGACGAGTTTGTGGATATTATTAATACTGCGGAATATACGGCAAATATTACAGGCGCTGACAAAACAGTGCGTCAGGCGGCTTGGAAGCAGACCAATTTCTATGCGCTTGGGGAAGCCGAACTTCCGCAGAGCGCGACGATTATTGGCGGAAAAACAGGTACCACGGAACTTGCCGGGAACTGCCTGATTCTTCTGGAGAAGGATGCCTCCGGCAGGCCGTACATATCTATCGTCATGGGAGCAGATACAAAATCCCTGCTATACCAGGACATGACAGCAATCATCAATGGGATAGGGCAGCAAGAACCGGCAGCCGCGGATGCGGCTGATGGGGATGCAAAGCAGGATGAGCCTGCAGCCGCGAGTGATGTAGATAATGGAAATCCATAG
- a CDS encoding DUF378 domain-containing protein — translation MKWFDNTALTIVIIGAINWLLVGIFRFDLVAFIFGNLSWLSRIIYTIVGLCGLYLISLYGRIGNNS, via the coding sequence ATGAAATGGTTTGATAATACCGCTTTGACAATCGTGATTATAGGTGCAATCAACTGGCTTTTAGTTGGGATATTCCGGTTCGATCTAGTAGCCTTCATCTTTGGCAATCTCTCCTGGCTATCCCGCATTATCTATACAATCGTTGGCTTATGCGGTCTCTATCTGATTAGTCTGTATGGAAGAATCGGAAACAATTCATAG
- a CDS encoding cell division protein SepF — protein sequence MGVLDKFLDIMKLSDDDDYDDDDFFDDDYEDDYEEKPKKSLFHKSKDYKDYDEEEDYEDDYAPPAKSRSSRSNNKVTPMRQPVRRNNVSMEVCVIKPTSVDDAREITETLLSGRTVILNLEGLDLEVAQRIIDFTSGATFAISGNLQKISNYIFLVTPTNVDISGDLQDLLNTSFDASSMRSRF from the coding sequence ATGGGAGTATTAGATAAGTTTTTAGATATCATGAAGTTAAGTGATGATGACGATTACGATGACGATGATTTCTTTGACGACGACTATGAAGACGACTATGAAGAAAAGCCTAAGAAAAGTCTCTTCCATAAATCTAAAGATTATAAAGATTACGACGAAGAGGAGGATTACGAAGACGACTATGCGCCTCCGGCAAAGTCCAGATCTTCCCGATCTAACAATAAAGTAACCCCGATGCGCCAGCCTGTGAGAAGGAACAACGTCAGCATGGAAGTATGCGTAATCAAGCCTACATCCGTTGACGATGCCCGCGAGATCACGGAGACCCTTCTGAGCGGAAGGACTGTGATATTGAATCTTGAAGGCTTGGATCTTGAAGTGGCTCAGCGTATTATTGACTTTACGTCAGGCGCGACATTTGCCATCAGCGGCAATCTGCAGAAGATTTCTAATTACATATTCCTGGTAACGCCTACCAACGTAGATATTTCCGGAGACTTGCAGGATCTGCTGAATACTTCTTTTGACGCATCCTCTATGCGTTCCAGGTTCTAA